In the Vibrio hippocampi genome, GGATATCGCTCAAATGTTGTACATGTCCAAGCGAAGTTTTCAGCGTCGATTTAAAGCCGAGTTTGAGATGACATTTGGATCGTACCTGATGATGGTTCGTATGACGTCTGCCAAAGCGTTACTGCAAGAGTCGTTGTTGGTCTCGGAAGTCGCGGCGCGTTGTGGTTATTCGGATCTTTCTTATTTCTGTTTTTGTTTTAAGCAGTATTATGGCGTGTCGCCGTCTCACTATTTGCCTCAGCGACCCCACCAGCTAACTCAGCGACACAACAACAAGCCCGATGATCGTTAAATGTCGAAATATCGGTAGAATGCCTGTTGCTTGAGTCGCTCTAACTCGAGTGCAGTGAGCTTAAAATTACAGCTATCCCCAGGTCGCATTTGAGCGAGCTTAGCAAGATCGCGAAAGGCGATAGTCCCGAGCTTTTTGTAGCCCCCTAACGTCTGTCTATCTTGCAGCATGATAATCGGCAATCCGCTATCGGGAACTTGCACCGATCCCGTGACGATTCCCTCGGAAATAATATTAGCATCGTAATGGTTGTCGATAACTTGAAAACATGACGCTTGATTAGGTTCTAGTCGAACCCCCATCCGATTGCTATCCGGCGAGATACGATATGTCTGACTCAATAAGTGCTGAAGGGTCGCATTTGAAAAGGATGAATATTGGTAACTAGGAATTAGGTGCAATGTTTGCTGCCGCGGATAGTCCGGAATAGCCGATTGTGGCATGACAATAGAGGTATCGATTAGGCTGTCAGTCTCGGCAGCTAAAGCAAGCTGGTCTCCCGCCGCCAGTGGTAAACCATTGGCTAAACCGCCCACTTGATTGCG is a window encoding:
- a CDS encoding biotin-dependent carboxyltransferase family protein; the protein is MSLVIVSAGHHLTLQDLGRYRVSRFGLSQGGAADLHAHCWGQKLLGNPCHTASIEIVLGKAQFRASADMTIVMTGADCDARIGSSNRAIPNWQPFHLKQGEELLLGLPRNGLRSYLSVKGGFNVPLTLGSASAIERNQVGGLANGLPLAAGDQLALAAETDSLIDTSIVMPQSAIPDYPRQQTLHLIPSYQYSSFSNATLQHLLSQTYRISPDSNRMGVRLEPNQASCFQVIDNHYDANIISEGIVTGSVQVPDSGLPIIMLQDRQTLGGYKKLGTIAFRDLAKLAQMRPGDSCNFKLTALELERLKQQAFYRYFDI
- a CDS encoding helix-turn-helix transcriptional regulator is translated as MTDFLYLCYFVILHLLLVALLVYVLQLRYRLKQRHTVQTSTFSQVQDPAQNDSQITSSTPQTSEAWRDKVSSLISQHLHQTGLHTGDIAQMLYMSKRSFQRRFKAEFEMTFGSYLMMVRMTSAKALLQESLLVSEVAARCGYSDLSYFCFCFKQYYGVSPSHYLPQRPHQLTQRHNNKPDDR